One window from the genome of Dyella sp. A6 encodes:
- a CDS encoding Arc family DNA binding domain-containing protein, whose product MTGDKKKAYPLRISAAVLDAMQHWSEDELRSLNAQIEYVLRDALRKAGRLKPGKAAPADDD is encoded by the coding sequence ATGACGGGCGACAAGAAAAAAGCCTACCCGCTACGGATCAGTGCCGCCGTGCTCGACGCCATGCAGCACTGGTCCGAAGACGAGCTGCGCAGTCTCAACGCGCAGATCGAATACGTGCTGCGGGATGCACTGCGCAAAGCGGGACGACTGAAGCCCGGCAAGGCTGCACCGGCCGATGACGACTGA